Proteins from one Xenopus tropicalis strain Nigerian chromosome 1, UCB_Xtro_10.0, whole genome shotgun sequence genomic window:
- the LOC108648818 gene encoding mucin-5AC isoform X2: protein MASTEAQTLLISASSIALSSTSGTYLTSTTIAVPTSTTQIFLTSPSSKSTASTTSAATNSTNTTRVTSRITTNITRTAATTSNTTTSNSTAATTTTTSITMFNTTSTAPNNTSTAQTTTANVDFINTASASTTGTIIIAPTSRSSITTTTSMVPTTNTSTALTSTSTASTIILSSSLTNTTNLAKTTTITAPLTITSSATPTTGSIALNTTTRSAAKSANTLTPLSLATNNTAQTTTSAALTTTISTASTTSTTSSKAPATISFTTTNTTPSTNTNSATTTTISTVPMTTTHTASTTLTSTASTTFISSATTTTTSTALISTRSFTTTKITLTTNTNSPTTTTNSTVTMTTTSTVPTFTINLNRSTPSTSTVQTTSRSIVLTITSSMPLTSGKSVTTTSSTVSTTTSTKATNTTGTVLFTTNTTASTTSTFPTITPNVASTSTVSMTTNSTTPTTTTRTAPATTTSIAVPSTTTVPISTSSTATTASIALRATNNAPTTSTGTAPTITTSTAQVTKSTAPTTTSTTLSITTSASPTSTSTAPTTTTSTSHVTKSIASTTTGTNVSITTSAAQTTTRTAPTTTTSIKPFTKSTVPTTTSITTCITTTSAPTNTSRAPTTTSTALSITTSTAPSTTATNSSRTTTTTTITPTATRTITKTTKTDVTACGKGGPSALEDKIVGGTNAVLGSWPWQAALVSNYLCGASLISNTWLVTAAHCIVTNDPNSYTVRLGTLYWYSTINRFKLQQIIIHENYTSATMGYDIALLKLATPVTFTSYIQSVCLPEASSSFPDNSSCYITGWGTLSYGGSVSNILQEAQVEIISTKLCSSSLMYGSTIKPSMLCAGYVNGNIDSCQGDSGGPLVYRNSSDSSWYLVGIISFGDGCAQAYRPGVYARVTYLRNWIKEKTGI, encoded by the exons ATGGCATCCACAGAAGCACAAACTCTCCTCATTTCTG CTTCCAGCATTGCTCTGTCCAGCACCAGTGGAACATATTTAACTAGCACCACCATTGCAGTTCCTACCAGCACCACTCAGATATTTTTAACCTCACCATCCAGCAAATCTACTGCCAGCACCACCAGTGCAGCTACCAACAGCACAAATACTACAAGGGTCACCAGCAGAATTACAACCAATATCACCAGGACTGCTGCAACAACCTCAAATACAACTACTTCAAACAGCACAGCTGCAACAACAACCACCACTAGCATAACTATGTTTAACACCACCAGTACAGCTCCAAACAACACAAGCACAGCTCAAACCACCACCGCAAATGTAGATTTTATCAACACGGCCAGTGCCAGTACAACCGGCACCATTATCATAGCTCCTACAAGTAGGAGTAGTATAACAACTACAACAAGCATGGTCCCAACCACTAACACCAGCACAGCCCTAACCTCCACTAGTACAGCTTCAACCATAATTCTCAGTTCATCCTTAACCAACACAACAAACTTAGCCAAAACCACCACAATCACAGCTCCACTCACCATCACAAGCTCAGCTACACCAACTACTGGCAGCATAGCTTTAAACACTACCACACGCTCCGCTGCCAAAAGTGCAAACACACTTACTCCTTTAAGTTTAGCAACAAACAACACAGCTCAGactaccaccagtgcagctctaaCTACAACCATCAGTACAGCAAGCACAACTTCAACCACTTCAAGTAAAGCTCCAGCCACCATCAGCTTCACTACTACCAACACTACTCCGAGTACCAATACAAACTCAGCTACAACTACTACTATCAGCACAGTTCCCATGACCACAACACATACAGCTTCAACCACCTTAACAAGCACAGCTTCAACCACCTTCATAAGCTCAGCTACAACAACTACAACCAGCACAGCTTTAATCTCTACTAGAAGCTTCACTACCACCAAAATAACTTTAACTACTAATACAAACTCACCTACAACTACTACCAACAGCACAGTTACCATGACCACAACAAGCACAGTTCCAACCTTTACCATAAACCTAAATAGAAGCACACCCTCAACCAGCACAGTTCAAACCACTAGCAGAAGTATAGTTCTAACCATCACCAGTAGTATGCCACTTACCAGCGGCAAATCTGTTACTACAACCAGCAGCACAGTTTCAACTACAACCAGTACTAAAGCTACAAACACCACTGGCACAGTTTTGTTTACAACCAATACAACAGCCTCAACCACAAGCACATTTCCAACTATTACACCAAATGTAGCCAGCACCAGCACAGTTTCAATGACCACCAACAGCACAACACCAACCACAACCACCAGAACAGCCCCAGCCACTACCACAAGTATAGCTGTACCCTCTACAACTACAGTTCCAATATCCACCTCTAGCACAGCTACAACCGCCAGTATAGCTTTAAGAGCAACAAACAATGCTCCAACTACATCCACAGGTACAGCTCCAACCATAACCACCAGTACAGCCCAAGTCACCAAAAGCACAGCTCCAACAACAACCAGCACAACTCTAAGCATTACCACCAGTGCTTCTCCAACTAGCACCAGCACAGCTCCAACCACAACTACCAGTACATCCCATGTTACCAAAAGCATAGCTTCAACCACAACCGGCACAAATGTCAGCATCACCACCAGTGCTGCTCAAACTACCACCCGCACAGCTCCAACCACAACTACCAGTATAAAACCATTTACTAAAAGTACAGTTCCAACCACAACCAGCATAACCACATGCATAACCACCACTAGTGCTCCAACTAACACCAGCAGAGCTCCTACCACAACCAGCACAGCACTTAGCATCACCACCAGTACTGCTCCAAGCACTACAGCTACCAACAGCAGCAGAACTACAACTACTACAACCATAACACCAACTGCAACCAGGACCATAACTAAAACCACCAAAACTGATGTTACAG CATGTGGCAAAGGAGGTCCATCAGCACTGGAAGACAAAATAGTAGGAGGAACAAATGCTGTTCTGGGCTCATGGCCTTGGCAGGCTGCTTTGGTTTCTAACTATTTATGTGGTGCCTCCTTGATCAGCAATACCTGGCTTGTCACTGCCGCTCACTGCATTGTCAC AAATGATCCAAATTCATATACAGTTCGTTTAGGAACACTTTATTGGTATTCTACAATAAACAGATTTAAACTTCAACAAATTATCATCCATGAGAACTATACCTCCGCAACAATGGGTTATGACATTGCACTTCTGAAACTGGCTACTCCAGTCACCTTCACAAGCTATATTCAATCAGTTTGTCTACCAGAAGCATCCAGTAGTTTTCCTGACAACTCATCGTGCTACATCACTGGATGGGGGACACTTTCATATGGAG GGTCTGTATCTAACATTTTGCAAGAGGCACAAGTGGAAATCATAAGTACAAAGTTGTGCAGCAGTTCTCTGATGTATGGAAGTACAATAAAGCCATCAATGTTGTGTGCTGGTTATGTGAATGGGAACATTGATTCTTGTCAG GGTGATTCAGGAGGTCCTCTCGTTTACCGAAACTCAAGTGACTCATCATGGTACTTGGTTGGAATTATTAGTTTTGGAGATGGCTGTGCTCAAGCATACAGGCCAGGAGTGTATGCGAGAGTTACTTACCTGCGCAATTGGATCAAAGAAAAGACTGGTATATAG
- the LOC108648818 gene encoding mucin-5AC isoform X1, which translates to MWWLAFSSLFVPCPALSKSILLNNIAIYIGFPASSIALSSTSGTYLTSTTIAVPTSTTQIFLTSPSSKSTASTTSAATNSTNTTRVTSRITTNITRTAATTSNTTTSNSTAATTTTTSITMFNTTSTAPNNTSTAQTTTANVDFINTASASTTGTIIIAPTSRSSITTTTSMVPTTNTSTALTSTSTASTIILSSSLTNTTNLAKTTTITAPLTITSSATPTTGSIALNTTTRSAAKSANTLTPLSLATNNTAQTTTSAALTTTISTASTTSTTSSKAPATISFTTTNTTPSTNTNSATTTTISTVPMTTTHTASTTLTSTASTTFISSATTTTTSTALISTRSFTTTKITLTTNTNSPTTTTNSTVTMTTTSTVPTFTINLNRSTPSTSTVQTTSRSIVLTITSSMPLTSGKSVTTTSSTVSTTTSTKATNTTGTVLFTTNTTASTTSTFPTITPNVASTSTVSMTTNSTTPTTTTRTAPATTTSIAVPSTTTVPISTSSTATTASIALRATNNAPTTSTGTAPTITTSTAQVTKSTAPTTTSTTLSITTSASPTSTSTAPTTTTSTSHVTKSIASTTTGTNVSITTSAAQTTTRTAPTTTTSIKPFTKSTVPTTTSITTCITTTSAPTNTSRAPTTTSTALSITTSTAPSTTATNSSRTTTTTTITPTATRTITKTTKTDVTACGKGGPSALEDKIVGGTNAVLGSWPWQAALVSNYLCGASLISNTWLVTAAHCIVTNDPNSYTVRLGTLYWYSTINRFKLQQIIIHENYTSATMGYDIALLKLATPVTFTSYIQSVCLPEASSSFPDNSSCYITGWGTLSYGGSVSNILQEAQVEIISTKLCSSSLMYGSTIKPSMLCAGYVNGNIDSCQGDSGGPLVYRNSSDSSWYLVGIISFGDGCAQAYRPGVYARVTYLRNWIKEKTGI; encoded by the exons atgtggtgGTTAGCCTTTTCTTCCCTCTTTGTACCTTGCCCTGCACTAAGTAAATCAATCCTACTAAATAATATTGCTATTTACATTGGTTTTCCAGCTTCCAGCATTGCTCTGTCCAGCACCAGTGGAACATATTTAACTAGCACCACCATTGCAGTTCCTACCAGCACCACTCAGATATTTTTAACCTCACCATCCAGCAAATCTACTGCCAGCACCACCAGTGCAGCTACCAACAGCACAAATACTACAAGGGTCACCAGCAGAATTACAACCAATATCACCAGGACTGCTGCAACAACCTCAAATACAACTACTTCAAACAGCACAGCTGCAACAACAACCACCACTAGCATAACTATGTTTAACACCACCAGTACAGCTCCAAACAACACAAGCACAGCTCAAACCACCACCGCAAATGTAGATTTTATCAACACGGCCAGTGCCAGTACAACCGGCACCATTATCATAGCTCCTACAAGTAGGAGTAGTATAACAACTACAACAAGCATGGTCCCAACCACTAACACCAGCACAGCCCTAACCTCCACTAGTACAGCTTCAACCATAATTCTCAGTTCATCCTTAACCAACACAACAAACTTAGCCAAAACCACCACAATCACAGCTCCACTCACCATCACAAGCTCAGCTACACCAACTACTGGCAGCATAGCTTTAAACACTACCACACGCTCCGCTGCCAAAAGTGCAAACACACTTACTCCTTTAAGTTTAGCAACAAACAACACAGCTCAGactaccaccagtgcagctctaaCTACAACCATCAGTACAGCAAGCACAACTTCAACCACTTCAAGTAAAGCTCCAGCCACCATCAGCTTCACTACTACCAACACTACTCCGAGTACCAATACAAACTCAGCTACAACTACTACTATCAGCACAGTTCCCATGACCACAACACATACAGCTTCAACCACCTTAACAAGCACAGCTTCAACCACCTTCATAAGCTCAGCTACAACAACTACAACCAGCACAGCTTTAATCTCTACTAGAAGCTTCACTACCACCAAAATAACTTTAACTACTAATACAAACTCACCTACAACTACTACCAACAGCACAGTTACCATGACCACAACAAGCACAGTTCCAACCTTTACCATAAACCTAAATAGAAGCACACCCTCAACCAGCACAGTTCAAACCACTAGCAGAAGTATAGTTCTAACCATCACCAGTAGTATGCCACTTACCAGCGGCAAATCTGTTACTACAACCAGCAGCACAGTTTCAACTACAACCAGTACTAAAGCTACAAACACCACTGGCACAGTTTTGTTTACAACCAATACAACAGCCTCAACCACAAGCACATTTCCAACTATTACACCAAATGTAGCCAGCACCAGCACAGTTTCAATGACCACCAACAGCACAACACCAACCACAACCACCAGAACAGCCCCAGCCACTACCACAAGTATAGCTGTACCCTCTACAACTACAGTTCCAATATCCACCTCTAGCACAGCTACAACCGCCAGTATAGCTTTAAGAGCAACAAACAATGCTCCAACTACATCCACAGGTACAGCTCCAACCATAACCACCAGTACAGCCCAAGTCACCAAAAGCACAGCTCCAACAACAACCAGCACAACTCTAAGCATTACCACCAGTGCTTCTCCAACTAGCACCAGCACAGCTCCAACCACAACTACCAGTACATCCCATGTTACCAAAAGCATAGCTTCAACCACAACCGGCACAAATGTCAGCATCACCACCAGTGCTGCTCAAACTACCACCCGCACAGCTCCAACCACAACTACCAGTATAAAACCATTTACTAAAAGTACAGTTCCAACCACAACCAGCATAACCACATGCATAACCACCACTAGTGCTCCAACTAACACCAGCAGAGCTCCTACCACAACCAGCACAGCACTTAGCATCACCACCAGTACTGCTCCAAGCACTACAGCTACCAACAGCAGCAGAACTACAACTACTACAACCATAACACCAACTGCAACCAGGACCATAACTAAAACCACCAAAACTGATGTTACAG CATGTGGCAAAGGAGGTCCATCAGCACTGGAAGACAAAATAGTAGGAGGAACAAATGCTGTTCTGGGCTCATGGCCTTGGCAGGCTGCTTTGGTTTCTAACTATTTATGTGGTGCCTCCTTGATCAGCAATACCTGGCTTGTCACTGCCGCTCACTGCATTGTCAC AAATGATCCAAATTCATATACAGTTCGTTTAGGAACACTTTATTGGTATTCTACAATAAACAGATTTAAACTTCAACAAATTATCATCCATGAGAACTATACCTCCGCAACAATGGGTTATGACATTGCACTTCTGAAACTGGCTACTCCAGTCACCTTCACAAGCTATATTCAATCAGTTTGTCTACCAGAAGCATCCAGTAGTTTTCCTGACAACTCATCGTGCTACATCACTGGATGGGGGACACTTTCATATGGAG GGTCTGTATCTAACATTTTGCAAGAGGCACAAGTGGAAATCATAAGTACAAAGTTGTGCAGCAGTTCTCTGATGTATGGAAGTACAATAAAGCCATCAATGTTGTGTGCTGGTTATGTGAATGGGAACATTGATTCTTGTCAG GGTGATTCAGGAGGTCCTCTCGTTTACCGAAACTCAAGTGACTCATCATGGTACTTGGTTGGAATTATTAGTTTTGGAGATGGCTGTGCTCAAGCATACAGGCCAGGAGTGTATGCGAGAGTTACTTACCTGCGCAATTGGATCAAAGAAAAGACTGGTATATAG